A portion of the Bradysia coprophila strain Holo2 unplaced genomic scaffold, BU_Bcop_v1 contig_297, whole genome shotgun sequence genome contains these proteins:
- the LOC119078465 gene encoding USP6 N-terminal-like protein isoform X4, producing MCIMDDELLISRAREERKKIFERYDKGRSADNDIDPWEDAALEIYHKMDKYGFIHDERMQRKEVTENFYVQQEREKKWLHMLRRWNKKDTVEKLKKRVFKGIPNKLRSAAWLKILNVEKTMADNVGVYKRMLDLAREFSTESFSQVRQIDSDVNRQFREHVHYLERYSIKQQALFNVLTAYSMYNMELGYCQGMAGVAGILLMYMDDEQAFWALNTFMSDSKYAMHGLFIEGFPKLTRFLHHHDKIVTKFMPKLQKHFMKHNLDSILYSLKWFFVIFVERIPFSLCLRIWDIYMIEGERVVVAMAFTILRLHRTKLLKMKDMDLMTDFLQSQLHKDFGYDDDYVIRAVEQSMVDLKRHKMDLPPPPLPRELPKHPLGQFIEPNIESKIGRRKSLFTQNELKTTETVIMRQEAIAPDIVSNFSYDTDDNLAGILFEDSSSIVSTSMARTSIGSTTNDWSVISGEDSNCLDDVDLNEDILVKAANTILVSSSSLKSIINDENDLQWQ from the exons ATGTGTATAATGGACGATGAACTGTTGATTTCACGTGCTCGTGAAGAGCGAAAAAAGATATTCGAGCGATACGACAAAGGTCGATCGGCAGACAATGATATTGATCCGTGGGAAGATGCGGCACTGGAAATCTACCATAAAATGGACAA ATATGGTTTCATTCACGATGAACGCATGCAGCGCAAAGAGGTGACGGAAAATTTCTATGTACAACAGGAACGGGAGAAGAAGTGGCTGCACATGCTACGCAGATGGAATAAAAAGGATACGGTGGAGAAGCTGAAGAAAAGAGTGTTCAAAGGGATTCCGAATAAATTGCGATCGGCG GCATGgctgaaaatattgaatgtgGAGAAAACTATGGCCGATAATGTGGGAGTGTACAAGCGAATGCTGGATCTGGCACGTGAATTTAGTACCGAG TCCTTTTCACAGGTGCGACAAATCGATTCGGATGTGAATCGTCAATTCCGTGAACACGTCCACTATCTGGAACGGTACAGCATCAAGCAACAAGCACTGTTCAATGTTCTTACCGCTTATTCCATGTACAACATGGAATTGGGTTACTGCCAAGGAATGGCCGGCGTTGCCGGCATATTGCTGATGTATATGGATGACGAGCAAGCGTTCTGGGCATTGAACACGTTCATGAGCGACAGTAAATACGCCATGCACGGACTGTTTATCGAAGGTTTTCCCAAATTGACGCGCTTCCTGCACCATCATGACAAGATCGTCACGAAATTTATGCCAAAAttgcaaaaacatttcatgaagCACAATTTGGACTCGATATTGTACTCGCTAAAATGGTTTTTCGTCATCTTTGTGGAACGGATACCGTTCAGTTTGTGCCTGCGCATTTGGGACATTTATATGATTGAAGGCGAGAGGGTGGTCGTTGCGATGGCCTTCACCATTTTGCGATTGCATCGAacaaaactattgaaaatgaaagacaTGGATCTGATGACTGATTTTTTACAATCGCAATTGCACAAAGACTTTGGTTACGACGACGATTATGTGATACGAGCCGTGGAACAATCGATGGTTGATTTGAAGCGGCACAAAATGGACTTGCCACCGCCACCGCTACCTCGTGAACTGCCTAAGCATCCGTTGGGTCAATTTATTGAGCCGAATATTGAATCTAAG ATTGGTCGGCGGAAATCATTGTTCACTCAAAATGAACTGAAAACTACGGAGACCGTCATCATGAg ACAAGAAGCAATCGCTCCTGATATTGTGTCCAATTTCTCGTACGATACCGATGATAATTTGG CCGGAATATTGTTCGAGGACAGTAGTTCGATAGTCAGTACGTCTATGGCCCGTACATCGATCGGTTCGACAACAAATGATTGGAGTGTTATTTCCGGTGAAGATAGCAATTGCTTGGATGATGTGGATTTGAATGAAGA CATATTGGTTAAGGCTGCGAACACGATTCTGGTGTCGTCGTCGTCATTGAAAAGTATTATCAATGATGAGAACGACCTGCAATGGCAATAA
- the LOC119078465 gene encoding USP6 N-terminal-like protein isoform X6: protein MCIMDDELLISRAREERKKIFERYDKGRSADNDIDPWEDAALEIYHKMDKYGFIHDERMQRKEVTENFYVQQEREKKWLHMLRRWNKKDTVEKLKKRVFKGIPNKLRSAAWLKILNVEKTMADNVGVYKRMLDLAREFSTESFSQVRQIDSDVNRQFREHVHYLERYSIKQQALFNVLTAYSMYNMELGYCQGMAGVAGILLMYMDDEQAFWALNTFMSDSKYAMHGLFIEGFPKLTRFLHHHDKIVTKFMPKLQKHFMKHNLDSILYSLKWFFVIFVERIPFSLCLRIWDIYMIEGERVVVAMAFTILRLHRTKLLKMKDMDLMTDFLQSQLHKDFGYDDDYVIRAVEQSMVDLKRHKMDLPPPPLPRELPKHPLGQFIEPNIESKIGRRKSLFTQNELKTTETVIMRQEAIAPDIVSNFSYDTDDNLVEDGSMKLYQSTNSLATSMAMSRSSSVASLGSSDEDDSSEKSTEVTRL from the exons ATGTGTATAATGGACGATGAACTGTTGATTTCACGTGCTCGTGAAGAGCGAAAAAAGATATTCGAGCGATACGACAAAGGTCGATCGGCAGACAATGATATTGATCCGTGGGAAGATGCGGCACTGGAAATCTACCATAAAATGGACAA ATATGGTTTCATTCACGATGAACGCATGCAGCGCAAAGAGGTGACGGAAAATTTCTATGTACAACAGGAACGGGAGAAGAAGTGGCTGCACATGCTACGCAGATGGAATAAAAAGGATACGGTGGAGAAGCTGAAGAAAAGAGTGTTCAAAGGGATTCCGAATAAATTGCGATCGGCG GCATGgctgaaaatattgaatgtgGAGAAAACTATGGCCGATAATGTGGGAGTGTACAAGCGAATGCTGGATCTGGCACGTGAATTTAGTACCGAG TCCTTTTCACAGGTGCGACAAATCGATTCGGATGTGAATCGTCAATTCCGTGAACACGTCCACTATCTGGAACGGTACAGCATCAAGCAACAAGCACTGTTCAATGTTCTTACCGCTTATTCCATGTACAACATGGAATTGGGTTACTGCCAAGGAATGGCCGGCGTTGCCGGCATATTGCTGATGTATATGGATGACGAGCAAGCGTTCTGGGCATTGAACACGTTCATGAGCGACAGTAAATACGCCATGCACGGACTGTTTATCGAAGGTTTTCCCAAATTGACGCGCTTCCTGCACCATCATGACAAGATCGTCACGAAATTTATGCCAAAAttgcaaaaacatttcatgaagCACAATTTGGACTCGATATTGTACTCGCTAAAATGGTTTTTCGTCATCTTTGTGGAACGGATACCGTTCAGTTTGTGCCTGCGCATTTGGGACATTTATATGATTGAAGGCGAGAGGGTGGTCGTTGCGATGGCCTTCACCATTTTGCGATTGCATCGAacaaaactattgaaaatgaaagacaTGGATCTGATGACTGATTTTTTACAATCGCAATTGCACAAAGACTTTGGTTACGACGACGATTATGTGATACGAGCCGTGGAACAATCGATGGTTGATTTGAAGCGGCACAAAATGGACTTGCCACCGCCACCGCTACCTCGTGAACTGCCTAAGCATCCGTTGGGTCAATTTATTGAGCCGAATATTGAATCTAAG ATTGGTCGGCGGAAATCATTGTTCACTCAAAATGAACTGAAAACTACGGAGACCGTCATCATGAg ACAAGAAGCAATCGCTCCTGATATTGTGTCCAATTTCTCGTACGATACCGATGATAATTTGG TTGAAGACGGTTCAATGAAATTATATCAAAGTACGAACAGCCTAGCTACTTCTATGGCAATGAGTCGAAGTAGTTCCGTCGCTTCGCTGGGAAGCAGTGATGAAGATGACAGCAGCGAAAAGTCAACAGAAGTTACCAGACTATAA
- the LOC119078465 gene encoding USP6 N-terminal-like protein isoform X1 — protein sequence MCIMDDELLISRAREERKKIFERYDKGRSADNDIDPWEDAALEIYHKMDKYGFIHDERMQRKEVTENFYVQQEREKKWLHMLRRWNKKDTVEKLKKRVFKGIPNKLRSAAWLKILNVEKTMADNVGVYKRMLDLAREFSTESFSQVRQIDSDVNRQFREHVHYLERYSIKQQALFNVLTAYSMYNMELGYCQGMAGVAGILLMYMDDEQAFWALNTFMSDSKYAMHGLFIEGFPKLTRFLHHHDKIVTKFMPKLQKHFMKHNLDSILYSLKWFFVIFVERIPFSLCLRIWDIYMIEGERVVVAMAFTILRLHRTKLLKMKDMDLMTDFLQSQLHKDFGYDDDYVIRAVEQSMVDLKRHKMDLPPPPLPRELPKHPLGQFIEPNIESKIGRRKSLFTQNELKTTETVIMSPNGMYVKSGTRTSRSFLHKWIKPPKYPIHRQEAIAPDIVSNFSYDTDDNLAGILFEDSSSIVSTSMARTSIGSTTNDWSVISGEDSNCLDDVDLNEDILVKAANTILVSSSSLKSIINDENDLQWQ from the exons ATGTGTATAATGGACGATGAACTGTTGATTTCACGTGCTCGTGAAGAGCGAAAAAAGATATTCGAGCGATACGACAAAGGTCGATCGGCAGACAATGATATTGATCCGTGGGAAGATGCGGCACTGGAAATCTACCATAAAATGGACAA ATATGGTTTCATTCACGATGAACGCATGCAGCGCAAAGAGGTGACGGAAAATTTCTATGTACAACAGGAACGGGAGAAGAAGTGGCTGCACATGCTACGCAGATGGAATAAAAAGGATACGGTGGAGAAGCTGAAGAAAAGAGTGTTCAAAGGGATTCCGAATAAATTGCGATCGGCG GCATGgctgaaaatattgaatgtgGAGAAAACTATGGCCGATAATGTGGGAGTGTACAAGCGAATGCTGGATCTGGCACGTGAATTTAGTACCGAG TCCTTTTCACAGGTGCGACAAATCGATTCGGATGTGAATCGTCAATTCCGTGAACACGTCCACTATCTGGAACGGTACAGCATCAAGCAACAAGCACTGTTCAATGTTCTTACCGCTTATTCCATGTACAACATGGAATTGGGTTACTGCCAAGGAATGGCCGGCGTTGCCGGCATATTGCTGATGTATATGGATGACGAGCAAGCGTTCTGGGCATTGAACACGTTCATGAGCGACAGTAAATACGCCATGCACGGACTGTTTATCGAAGGTTTTCCCAAATTGACGCGCTTCCTGCACCATCATGACAAGATCGTCACGAAATTTATGCCAAAAttgcaaaaacatttcatgaagCACAATTTGGACTCGATATTGTACTCGCTAAAATGGTTTTTCGTCATCTTTGTGGAACGGATACCGTTCAGTTTGTGCCTGCGCATTTGGGACATTTATATGATTGAAGGCGAGAGGGTGGTCGTTGCGATGGCCTTCACCATTTTGCGATTGCATCGAacaaaactattgaaaatgaaagacaTGGATCTGATGACTGATTTTTTACAATCGCAATTGCACAAAGACTTTGGTTACGACGACGATTATGTGATACGAGCCGTGGAACAATCGATGGTTGATTTGAAGCGGCACAAAATGGACTTGCCACCGCCACCGCTACCTCGTGAACTGCCTAAGCATCCGTTGGGTCAATTTATTGAGCCGAATATTGAATCTAAG ATTGGTCGGCGGAAATCATTGTTCACTCAAAATGAACTGAAAACTACGGAGACCGTCATCATGAg CCCGAATGGAATGTACGTTAAATCAGGAACAAGGACGTCTCGTTCCTTTTTGCACAAATGGATAAAACCGCCGAAGTATCCAATTCATAG ACAAGAAGCAATCGCTCCTGATATTGTGTCCAATTTCTCGTACGATACCGATGATAATTTGG CCGGAATATTGTTCGAGGACAGTAGTTCGATAGTCAGTACGTCTATGGCCCGTACATCGATCGGTTCGACAACAAATGATTGGAGTGTTATTTCCGGTGAAGATAGCAATTGCTTGGATGATGTGGATTTGAATGAAGA CATATTGGTTAAGGCTGCGAACACGATTCTGGTGTCGTCGTCGTCATTGAAAAGTATTATCAATGATGAGAACGACCTGCAATGGCAATAA
- the LOC119078465 gene encoding USP6 N-terminal-like protein isoform X7 has translation MCIMDDELLISRAREERKKIFERYDKGRSADNDIDPWEDAALEIYHKMDKYGFIHDERMQRKEVTENFYVQQEREKKWLHMLRRWNKKDTVEKLKKRVFKGIPNKLRSAAWLKILNVEKTMADNVGVYKRMLDLAREFSTEVRQIDSDVNRQFREHVHYLERYSIKQQALFNVLTAYSMYNMELGYCQGMAGVAGILLMYMDDEQAFWALNTFMSDSKYAMHGLFIEGFPKLTRFLHHHDKIVTKFMPKLQKHFMKHNLDSILYSLKWFFVIFVERIPFSLCLRIWDIYMIEGERVVVAMAFTILRLHRTKLLKMKDMDLMTDFLQSQLHKDFGYDDDYVIRAVEQSMVDLKRHKMDLPPPPLPRELPKHPLGQFIEPNIESKIGRRKSLFTQNELKTTETVIMRQEAIAPDIVSNFSYDTDDNLVEDGSMKLYQSTNSLATSMAMSRSSSVASLGSSDEDDSSEKSTEVTRL, from the exons ATGTGTATAATGGACGATGAACTGTTGATTTCACGTGCTCGTGAAGAGCGAAAAAAGATATTCGAGCGATACGACAAAGGTCGATCGGCAGACAATGATATTGATCCGTGGGAAGATGCGGCACTGGAAATCTACCATAAAATGGACAA ATATGGTTTCATTCACGATGAACGCATGCAGCGCAAAGAGGTGACGGAAAATTTCTATGTACAACAGGAACGGGAGAAGAAGTGGCTGCACATGCTACGCAGATGGAATAAAAAGGATACGGTGGAGAAGCTGAAGAAAAGAGTGTTCAAAGGGATTCCGAATAAATTGCGATCGGCG GCATGgctgaaaatattgaatgtgGAGAAAACTATGGCCGATAATGTGGGAGTGTACAAGCGAATGCTGGATCTGGCACGTGAATTTAGTACCGAG GTGCGACAAATCGATTCGGATGTGAATCGTCAATTCCGTGAACACGTCCACTATCTGGAACGGTACAGCATCAAGCAACAAGCACTGTTCAATGTTCTTACCGCTTATTCCATGTACAACATGGAATTGGGTTACTGCCAAGGAATGGCCGGCGTTGCCGGCATATTGCTGATGTATATGGATGACGAGCAAGCGTTCTGGGCATTGAACACGTTCATGAGCGACAGTAAATACGCCATGCACGGACTGTTTATCGAAGGTTTTCCCAAATTGACGCGCTTCCTGCACCATCATGACAAGATCGTCACGAAATTTATGCCAAAAttgcaaaaacatttcatgaagCACAATTTGGACTCGATATTGTACTCGCTAAAATGGTTTTTCGTCATCTTTGTGGAACGGATACCGTTCAGTTTGTGCCTGCGCATTTGGGACATTTATATGATTGAAGGCGAGAGGGTGGTCGTTGCGATGGCCTTCACCATTTTGCGATTGCATCGAacaaaactattgaaaatgaaagacaTGGATCTGATGACTGATTTTTTACAATCGCAATTGCACAAAGACTTTGGTTACGACGACGATTATGTGATACGAGCCGTGGAACAATCGATGGTTGATTTGAAGCGGCACAAAATGGACTTGCCACCGCCACCGCTACCTCGTGAACTGCCTAAGCATCCGTTGGGTCAATTTATTGAGCCGAATATTGAATCTAAG ATTGGTCGGCGGAAATCATTGTTCACTCAAAATGAACTGAAAACTACGGAGACCGTCATCATGAg ACAAGAAGCAATCGCTCCTGATATTGTGTCCAATTTCTCGTACGATACCGATGATAATTTGG TTGAAGACGGTTCAATGAAATTATATCAAAGTACGAACAGCCTAGCTACTTCTATGGCAATGAGTCGAAGTAGTTCCGTCGCTTCGCTGGGAAGCAGTGATGAAGATGACAGCAGCGAAAAGTCAACAGAAGTTACCAGACTATAA
- the LOC119078465 gene encoding USP6 N-terminal-like protein isoform X3 yields MCIMDDELLISRAREERKKIFERYDKGRSADNDIDPWEDAALEIYHKMDKYGFIHDERMQRKEVTENFYVQQEREKKWLHMLRRWNKKDTVEKLKKRVFKGIPNKLRSAAWLKILNVEKTMADNVGVYKRMLDLAREFSTESFSQVRQIDSDVNRQFREHVHYLERYSIKQQALFNVLTAYSMYNMELGYCQGMAGVAGILLMYMDDEQAFWALNTFMSDSKYAMHGLFIEGFPKLTRFLHHHDKIVTKFMPKLQKHFMKHNLDSILYSLKWFFVIFVERIPFSLCLRIWDIYMIEGERVVVAMAFTILRLHRTKLLKMKDMDLMTDFLQSQLHKDFGYDDDYVIRAVEQSMVDLKRHKMDLPPPPLPRELPKHPLGQFIEPNIESKIGRRKSLFTQNELKTTETVIMSPNGMYVKSGTRTSRSFLHKWIKPPKYPIHRQEAIAPDIVSNFSYDTDDNLVEDGSMKLYQSTNSLATSMAMSRSSSVASLGSSDEDDSSEKSTEVTRL; encoded by the exons ATGTGTATAATGGACGATGAACTGTTGATTTCACGTGCTCGTGAAGAGCGAAAAAAGATATTCGAGCGATACGACAAAGGTCGATCGGCAGACAATGATATTGATCCGTGGGAAGATGCGGCACTGGAAATCTACCATAAAATGGACAA ATATGGTTTCATTCACGATGAACGCATGCAGCGCAAAGAGGTGACGGAAAATTTCTATGTACAACAGGAACGGGAGAAGAAGTGGCTGCACATGCTACGCAGATGGAATAAAAAGGATACGGTGGAGAAGCTGAAGAAAAGAGTGTTCAAAGGGATTCCGAATAAATTGCGATCGGCG GCATGgctgaaaatattgaatgtgGAGAAAACTATGGCCGATAATGTGGGAGTGTACAAGCGAATGCTGGATCTGGCACGTGAATTTAGTACCGAG TCCTTTTCACAGGTGCGACAAATCGATTCGGATGTGAATCGTCAATTCCGTGAACACGTCCACTATCTGGAACGGTACAGCATCAAGCAACAAGCACTGTTCAATGTTCTTACCGCTTATTCCATGTACAACATGGAATTGGGTTACTGCCAAGGAATGGCCGGCGTTGCCGGCATATTGCTGATGTATATGGATGACGAGCAAGCGTTCTGGGCATTGAACACGTTCATGAGCGACAGTAAATACGCCATGCACGGACTGTTTATCGAAGGTTTTCCCAAATTGACGCGCTTCCTGCACCATCATGACAAGATCGTCACGAAATTTATGCCAAAAttgcaaaaacatttcatgaagCACAATTTGGACTCGATATTGTACTCGCTAAAATGGTTTTTCGTCATCTTTGTGGAACGGATACCGTTCAGTTTGTGCCTGCGCATTTGGGACATTTATATGATTGAAGGCGAGAGGGTGGTCGTTGCGATGGCCTTCACCATTTTGCGATTGCATCGAacaaaactattgaaaatgaaagacaTGGATCTGATGACTGATTTTTTACAATCGCAATTGCACAAAGACTTTGGTTACGACGACGATTATGTGATACGAGCCGTGGAACAATCGATGGTTGATTTGAAGCGGCACAAAATGGACTTGCCACCGCCACCGCTACCTCGTGAACTGCCTAAGCATCCGTTGGGTCAATTTATTGAGCCGAATATTGAATCTAAG ATTGGTCGGCGGAAATCATTGTTCACTCAAAATGAACTGAAAACTACGGAGACCGTCATCATGAg CCCGAATGGAATGTACGTTAAATCAGGAACAAGGACGTCTCGTTCCTTTTTGCACAAATGGATAAAACCGCCGAAGTATCCAATTCATAG ACAAGAAGCAATCGCTCCTGATATTGTGTCCAATTTCTCGTACGATACCGATGATAATTTGG TTGAAGACGGTTCAATGAAATTATATCAAAGTACGAACAGCCTAGCTACTTCTATGGCAATGAGTCGAAGTAGTTCCGTCGCTTCGCTGGGAAGCAGTGATGAAGATGACAGCAGCGAAAAGTCAACAGAAGTTACCAGACTATAA
- the LOC119078465 gene encoding USP6 N-terminal-like protein isoform X5 yields MCIMDDELLISRAREERKKIFERYDKGRSADNDIDPWEDAALEIYHKMDKYGFIHDERMQRKEVTENFYVQQEREKKWLHMLRRWNKKDTVEKLKKRVFKGIPNKLRSAAWLKILNVEKTMADNVGVYKRMLDLAREFSTEVRQIDSDVNRQFREHVHYLERYSIKQQALFNVLTAYSMYNMELGYCQGMAGVAGILLMYMDDEQAFWALNTFMSDSKYAMHGLFIEGFPKLTRFLHHHDKIVTKFMPKLQKHFMKHNLDSILYSLKWFFVIFVERIPFSLCLRIWDIYMIEGERVVVAMAFTILRLHRTKLLKMKDMDLMTDFLQSQLHKDFGYDDDYVIRAVEQSMVDLKRHKMDLPPPPLPRELPKHPLGQFIEPNIESKIGRRKSLFTQNELKTTETVIMSPNGMYVKSGTRTSRSFLHKWIKPPKYPIHRQEAIAPDIVSNFSYDTDDNLVEDGSMKLYQSTNSLATSMAMSRSSSVASLGSSDEDDSSEKSTEVTRL; encoded by the exons ATGTGTATAATGGACGATGAACTGTTGATTTCACGTGCTCGTGAAGAGCGAAAAAAGATATTCGAGCGATACGACAAAGGTCGATCGGCAGACAATGATATTGATCCGTGGGAAGATGCGGCACTGGAAATCTACCATAAAATGGACAA ATATGGTTTCATTCACGATGAACGCATGCAGCGCAAAGAGGTGACGGAAAATTTCTATGTACAACAGGAACGGGAGAAGAAGTGGCTGCACATGCTACGCAGATGGAATAAAAAGGATACGGTGGAGAAGCTGAAGAAAAGAGTGTTCAAAGGGATTCCGAATAAATTGCGATCGGCG GCATGgctgaaaatattgaatgtgGAGAAAACTATGGCCGATAATGTGGGAGTGTACAAGCGAATGCTGGATCTGGCACGTGAATTTAGTACCGAG GTGCGACAAATCGATTCGGATGTGAATCGTCAATTCCGTGAACACGTCCACTATCTGGAACGGTACAGCATCAAGCAACAAGCACTGTTCAATGTTCTTACCGCTTATTCCATGTACAACATGGAATTGGGTTACTGCCAAGGAATGGCCGGCGTTGCCGGCATATTGCTGATGTATATGGATGACGAGCAAGCGTTCTGGGCATTGAACACGTTCATGAGCGACAGTAAATACGCCATGCACGGACTGTTTATCGAAGGTTTTCCCAAATTGACGCGCTTCCTGCACCATCATGACAAGATCGTCACGAAATTTATGCCAAAAttgcaaaaacatttcatgaagCACAATTTGGACTCGATATTGTACTCGCTAAAATGGTTTTTCGTCATCTTTGTGGAACGGATACCGTTCAGTTTGTGCCTGCGCATTTGGGACATTTATATGATTGAAGGCGAGAGGGTGGTCGTTGCGATGGCCTTCACCATTTTGCGATTGCATCGAacaaaactattgaaaatgaaagacaTGGATCTGATGACTGATTTTTTACAATCGCAATTGCACAAAGACTTTGGTTACGACGACGATTATGTGATACGAGCCGTGGAACAATCGATGGTTGATTTGAAGCGGCACAAAATGGACTTGCCACCGCCACCGCTACCTCGTGAACTGCCTAAGCATCCGTTGGGTCAATTTATTGAGCCGAATATTGAATCTAAG ATTGGTCGGCGGAAATCATTGTTCACTCAAAATGAACTGAAAACTACGGAGACCGTCATCATGAg CCCGAATGGAATGTACGTTAAATCAGGAACAAGGACGTCTCGTTCCTTTTTGCACAAATGGATAAAACCGCCGAAGTATCCAATTCATAG ACAAGAAGCAATCGCTCCTGATATTGTGTCCAATTTCTCGTACGATACCGATGATAATTTGG TTGAAGACGGTTCAATGAAATTATATCAAAGTACGAACAGCCTAGCTACTTCTATGGCAATGAGTCGAAGTAGTTCCGTCGCTTCGCTGGGAAGCAGTGATGAAGATGACAGCAGCGAAAAGTCAACAGAAGTTACCAGACTATAA
- the LOC119078465 gene encoding USP6 N-terminal-like protein isoform X2, translating into MCIMDDELLISRAREERKKIFERYDKGRSADNDIDPWEDAALEIYHKMDKYGFIHDERMQRKEVTENFYVQQEREKKWLHMLRRWNKKDTVEKLKKRVFKGIPNKLRSAAWLKILNVEKTMADNVGVYKRMLDLAREFSTEVRQIDSDVNRQFREHVHYLERYSIKQQALFNVLTAYSMYNMELGYCQGMAGVAGILLMYMDDEQAFWALNTFMSDSKYAMHGLFIEGFPKLTRFLHHHDKIVTKFMPKLQKHFMKHNLDSILYSLKWFFVIFVERIPFSLCLRIWDIYMIEGERVVVAMAFTILRLHRTKLLKMKDMDLMTDFLQSQLHKDFGYDDDYVIRAVEQSMVDLKRHKMDLPPPPLPRELPKHPLGQFIEPNIESKIGRRKSLFTQNELKTTETVIMSPNGMYVKSGTRTSRSFLHKWIKPPKYPIHRQEAIAPDIVSNFSYDTDDNLAGILFEDSSSIVSTSMARTSIGSTTNDWSVISGEDSNCLDDVDLNEDILVKAANTILVSSSSLKSIINDENDLQWQ; encoded by the exons ATGTGTATAATGGACGATGAACTGTTGATTTCACGTGCTCGTGAAGAGCGAAAAAAGATATTCGAGCGATACGACAAAGGTCGATCGGCAGACAATGATATTGATCCGTGGGAAGATGCGGCACTGGAAATCTACCATAAAATGGACAA ATATGGTTTCATTCACGATGAACGCATGCAGCGCAAAGAGGTGACGGAAAATTTCTATGTACAACAGGAACGGGAGAAGAAGTGGCTGCACATGCTACGCAGATGGAATAAAAAGGATACGGTGGAGAAGCTGAAGAAAAGAGTGTTCAAAGGGATTCCGAATAAATTGCGATCGGCG GCATGgctgaaaatattgaatgtgGAGAAAACTATGGCCGATAATGTGGGAGTGTACAAGCGAATGCTGGATCTGGCACGTGAATTTAGTACCGAG GTGCGACAAATCGATTCGGATGTGAATCGTCAATTCCGTGAACACGTCCACTATCTGGAACGGTACAGCATCAAGCAACAAGCACTGTTCAATGTTCTTACCGCTTATTCCATGTACAACATGGAATTGGGTTACTGCCAAGGAATGGCCGGCGTTGCCGGCATATTGCTGATGTATATGGATGACGAGCAAGCGTTCTGGGCATTGAACACGTTCATGAGCGACAGTAAATACGCCATGCACGGACTGTTTATCGAAGGTTTTCCCAAATTGACGCGCTTCCTGCACCATCATGACAAGATCGTCACGAAATTTATGCCAAAAttgcaaaaacatttcatgaagCACAATTTGGACTCGATATTGTACTCGCTAAAATGGTTTTTCGTCATCTTTGTGGAACGGATACCGTTCAGTTTGTGCCTGCGCATTTGGGACATTTATATGATTGAAGGCGAGAGGGTGGTCGTTGCGATGGCCTTCACCATTTTGCGATTGCATCGAacaaaactattgaaaatgaaagacaTGGATCTGATGACTGATTTTTTACAATCGCAATTGCACAAAGACTTTGGTTACGACGACGATTATGTGATACGAGCCGTGGAACAATCGATGGTTGATTTGAAGCGGCACAAAATGGACTTGCCACCGCCACCGCTACCTCGTGAACTGCCTAAGCATCCGTTGGGTCAATTTATTGAGCCGAATATTGAATCTAAG ATTGGTCGGCGGAAATCATTGTTCACTCAAAATGAACTGAAAACTACGGAGACCGTCATCATGAg CCCGAATGGAATGTACGTTAAATCAGGAACAAGGACGTCTCGTTCCTTTTTGCACAAATGGATAAAACCGCCGAAGTATCCAATTCATAG ACAAGAAGCAATCGCTCCTGATATTGTGTCCAATTTCTCGTACGATACCGATGATAATTTGG CCGGAATATTGTTCGAGGACAGTAGTTCGATAGTCAGTACGTCTATGGCCCGTACATCGATCGGTTCGACAACAAATGATTGGAGTGTTATTTCCGGTGAAGATAGCAATTGCTTGGATGATGTGGATTTGAATGAAGA CATATTGGTTAAGGCTGCGAACACGATTCTGGTGTCGTCGTCGTCATTGAAAAGTATTATCAATGATGAGAACGACCTGCAATGGCAATAA